DNA from Tachypleus tridentatus isolate NWPU-2018 chromosome 8, ASM421037v1, whole genome shotgun sequence:
TATTGTAGTTAATCTTGTAAAcagacttttttttctttcttttttttcaggatCCATGCTTGTATCCTTTGCCATTGGAAGATATGAAATATTCCCATAACATTgtagttgtaaaatgtattaagttattttttgtaaatttgagaaaaatattttatttaactgttcATAGGCTTTAATTTATTCATGTAAAATCACTTATACgatgttttttgtaaatatgaCTTGTAGTTGCCGTTTCAAATTGTAGGAGATAATTTAGTGCTAAAGAATTCTAGACATTTTAAGAGAAATGTTGGAGCTGTTTGAATATGTTTTgatcttttaaaaaaaagatagtctccataattagtaaatattatgaaataagttaatttaagGGTTAATCAAGAAGAAAGTCTGAAGTCTATTAGATGAGTAGTTTCATTTGCATATGCTCTGGAATATgtcatatttgaaaaaaaaacatttttatagtgaCTGAtaaaaagtgaaatgttttagTGTTATTTCAGTTACATGGTGATAAAAAACATGTTAATTGTGCTTTATAGTTAAATAGTTGTAAACATAACTTATGTGGAAGTATCACTAACTGACTGTACAACATGAAAGTGAAATATTCTCTCTAAGCACCAAGAAACTGCAACTACACTGTTTTTGGCTATCAGCCTTCTTTTTGGTGATTTTCTGTATTGCTTTTTAGTGCTGTTGTGTATgcaaacaaagaaaatgtttgagTGACAGGGATGGGACAAATAGTGGAGATCAGTAATTGAATACaaatacttcatatttttatgaatatgaaaggaaaacaaatacaagaaaatgCTAAGTATTCAAATACATTAGAATGTATTCATGAATATATGATAAGATAATAAGAAATAATGATGAAACAGCAGACAATAAgatttcaatacttttattaaacaaaatgtaaacaaaaataatatttcaaaaataatgcaataataaagttttagaagaaaaaaatgtttttaaaggaGACACAGACATGATGACTGCCCATTGTTTTTATGAATGTCAATCTCTCAAATCTTGTCAGTGAGGTAGTAGTTATCACCTCCAAGTGTTCCTTTGATGCTGAGAAAACACTCAATAGGGGTAGAGGATGCTGTAACACTTGGGTAGCTTTGGCTAGTAGAAATAAGGAAGGAAAGTTTCTTTCATGGATCTTTCAATAATCTAGAGGGTTGCTTTTTTCAGGCATGCAAGGGCCATGAAGGTAGGTCTTGATCTTTGTATCCTCTGAAGATGAGgtagttggttttttttaagGCAACAAAGAAACTACAGAGTTTACATTCCTCTTTTGGTTCTGTggttgtacaaatatttattgaCATTACCCTAGCTTCACTTTTTCAGAAGGGTAAACCATCCCACATTGCCTATTTCCTTCATGTTTGACAATCTTTCCCACtatacaacataatattaaaaagtttatGTTACAAAGTTCAAAATCTATGGCATGCAATCTCTAAAATCCTGCTTGGCAAACTGACCATTCTATTACATCACTGATGAatgaaattaatcaaatattcaCATTGCAAAAGTGTGAGAACAgcagaatattattttcattttatggggctaaatcttccatgccattacagaatgtaaatttcaacactgaaTGAGCTAGGTGAGAAATCTTACTATTGTTCAggattcccatatacttgtacctaGAGCATGTCATAAtagttctgcttgaatgaacatactgatcaaatatagggtctgaaataactctCATGGCACCActtgcagtgtcttaactatgtaaaaagaagctagcatatggtaccagtatgttctagaagaaatcaatttaatagtacTCCACAAATAAGCCTTGGTAAAAtggtgtttaacactatatatgttaAGTTTTTTGTCATTCCATGGCTCAAAATGCATGGAGAATTGTCATTAGAGATTGGACTCTTCGACAAATGCTGCAGGCTTGAAATGtgccccaaacactgtcaaatatACCTTAGATCCTGAGACTGagacataaatttaaaaataggaaaagAAGAGACAAAACAGTTAAGTAACTTTGTTTATGCAATCTTCAGGACAgtaggaagactgccactgatttTGGGCATCATAAAAAGAACCATCTACCAAATGACAGCAAAGTATCCAGAagtacagtatcaagaagactcagcAAGAATGGAATGTTTGAtagtgtagcagttaaaaaaaaactttacttttatcTCCAAATTGCTAAAAAGTTCAAAACTGGACTATTGATGATTacaaaagggtgttatggacagatgagtctaagtttgaaatatatggttCAAAGTATAGGCTGTACATCCATAAGATGTAAAGGAAAAGAAAGATACTTGAATGCATAACttctaccatgaagcatggggaagGCAGTGTGATAGTTTTGAGGTGACAAGAAGTATTTGCAAATTAtttggaataatggaccagcacatgtaccatcagatactgatctgtcatggtatagccagtggtttgcatattattggtaaaggattctaccaTCAGCAAAATAATGACCCTAAATAATCATCCatcctatgcagaaattacttagaaACTGTtggaatcattcaaatgatgcaatgggtCCCACAGAggcccaatctcaacccaattgagtaGGTATAGGATTTGATTTATCAGAAACtttacaaatcaaaagttaccCCAAATAAACATTATGGTAGTATATTAGAGATATTTAGAGTAAAATTCCAAATGTTACTGATTAAATGTGTTGcaacaatgtctgaaagactgtctgcagttattaaagcaaaaggcaGCACACAAGTATTaattgtttgctgaactcaagcacttctacagagtttctgttgtactaacagtaaagatgaataaaatattgatgttccACCAGTGGTTTACCTTCCATTGATCTTTGAAAGtaacctgaaatctaatttttgactttattcctaacacttttgcatggTATTTTACACacagtatatattttctcttGCTCCGTACCCCAAAAATCTTACACAGTACACATATATCTGGATTCTATTCTGTCAATGATGTTCTGACCCTGGGTGAAACCTGTTGCCTTTTTAATAGGTGTAGGTATTGTTATCAAATATGCAAGCACAGTTCAGTTGTGAAAAGTTAGTTTTAATATACCAGTACCTAGATTATCTAATTTCTCCTGGGGAATTTTCAGTAAAGATTTTATCatcttaatttctaaatttcattatgttcATGATAGCAACTGAACTCTGGCCTCTTCCTCAAGTAGCTCTGTTGCTTGCATTGCTTTCTGAATGGATGATACAATGGCTGATACTTTAGAAGTTACTTTTAACAGTAGTCCTACTTTTTTTCATGCCATCCTTAACCACAAGCTGTAGAGTGTGGGAAAAGCAGGGATAATGTTCAGGAAGAAATTTGAATACATTGTCTGCTGATTTAGATTCATCCAATAGTTCATCTTCTGAGTCACTATCTGCAGATGAGCTATCATCATTCTCACTATAGATGGTCTTTGCAGTTCAAATCCAGGTAAGCAGAAACGTTTGATGAAGTCAGATGCATTATCAGGTATCATATATGACACTTTATTGTTGATGTGAAAGAGgtttattactttattgtattGAGTTGCATTGTTATCAGTTTTGACCCCTTGAAACACTGACATGCCAGCATGACTGTTTGCATTTTCTAGTAAGGTATAAAATGATCAGTGACTCAAGAAAGCTGCACATTTGTTTGCTACTCCAGATATCTAAAGTGACATTGATGTTGGGTACAAATGCAGTAGAGagataacttttattatatttcatcatCAAACCTACTCTCAATCAACCTTCTGGACATATGCATGTGACTGGGAAAAATATGCTAAGAATACATGGTTGCTATTTAGATCTTGAAAATCTTTTGACTTCACCACTGAGAAGGGTTGCAGTGTACTGGCAATAAAAGTGGCAAGTTTGTTAGTGACGGGCTTCTGACAAGTGTGTGTAAACGTATATTTAGTTGGTTCTATATAGTATGCTGCTACATCTGGGCAGAAGTACCAGAGCCATATCTAGACATTTGTAGCTCTGCTTCATGATTTTGctagaaatacaaaaatgtatctcaattaTACAACatagaatatagtttataataaaatataatgaaaaataaaattatgtatatagtTAAAAACATGAGAAATTTAGTTTTAACTATAGAATATAGTTTGCAATgcgtgtattttcttatagcaaagctacattgggctatctgctgtaaccaccaaggggaattgaacccctgactGACATTGTAcatctgaagacttactgctgtttcaGCAGGGGgcatactttataataaaatatatatatatataaaaaatatagcttatcacaagaaaaatttaatttaccTATATTCTATAACTTACATAGAATATAGTTCATATTAACAGATGTGTCAGCAGGTTAAGTTTTTTTCTGAAGTGTAAATAGTCTGCTCACAATATTTACACTTTGCCTTGATGTGACCAGATCTAGTAAAATGAAGTGTTCTTATACTGCTGAAGGCAGTTTATTAGCAATCTCAAATTTTCTCAGGTGATTTGACTGGATTAATAACCATGtaatacaataacttttaatgtgGAGGAGAATACTGATTTGATTTAACGCTCTTGCTACAGGCATCCTTTACTTAGCATGCCAAAATGTTATTAGTAagtcacattcaaaatttaattaaactactttttgctCATGTTATACCATTTAGTGTAGcataaaatatagctaataatccatattttaatagtatatgagtattaattttttaatttataagacAATACAGAAAAAAGTCCTGAGTTTCccctagtgtgagaaatgtgatttttttttttttttcatcaggcATCCctttttctctaatttatttgcTGGACCTCGAAGAAGTatggaatttaatgtaaattacttattacaaTGTCATCATTGCTTAGGCAATGCATACTTCTCATAgacttcaattttgtttggttacataGCTGTCAAATAGAAAAATCAAACCACACTTGTTACACCCACCTATCACATTCTGTCTTTATAGATTTGTCAATAGTTCTCTCTCATGTTTAATACTGTATTAAGTATAATCAATAGAAAACCAAGGTATTCatttatcaaatgatgtattatattgttttatgtacaaaaaagtgttaatttaTCTTTCAGTGAAAGCTTTATTCCTATTAGAAGTATCACTCATGAGAGCAAAGcttgtactgaaaaaaaaaaaaattaacatgccACAATTGCAATAATGATATTCTAGAAATCTGATGAGTACAAAAGTTCagatttacaatattatatattcactAAATCAATCAAAGTATATGAATACCATGCTAAAGACAATAGGGATTAAATGTGATGGAAATAATGTCAGCATGTGACATGATATTGGTATATGTTAAGTAAATGAATGGTTTTAACCCCAGTATCATAGATAGAGCTTATATCAGattttaaaacagtgaaaaatattatgctttaaaaaacacaacagatttatttcattctcttttGTGCCAGAAATTGCTAatgaaattacaagaatttttaataatttgatcaTTGATgttaaaactgtattcaaatcCTCACATATAATTGACATCTTACAACCTAACTTGAAAGCATCCCTGTTGAAAGAACAGAAATGGAACATATGTAGCAACCCATGTGATTGTGAAAAGAAATACAGAACAAAAATCATGTCAGTTAGAAataagattcaaagaacataaaagttgTATGCATAGAACTGATTTCCAATTATCCACCTTAAGATCATCAATATGAAATGAGTCACAAAATACTTTGGGATGAAATTCTCCTATACCAAcccaaaacaaaaaagaaagactgTTTAGAGACTAGAAATCATCAAAGCAACATTGGCCATATTTGTCAAAGTATATTCAAGTATTCACTATTCATACACTTCAGCAGATGTGAGGTCTACCTATGTCCTGCTATTTTCTGATACCATTTCTATCACTTTTAATCTTTAGATGTTTAGAGACTGTAAAAATCATCAAAGCAACATTGGCCATATTTGTCAAGGTCTATTCAAGTATTAAGTAGACTTGATGTCTATCTATATCTTGCTATTTGCAGATACCATTTCTATCACTTTTAACTCCTTTTGTCTTTGTAATGGTATATAAACCTTAGATTTATTAGTACTGATCttacctgaagaagacagaccatgttgaaacatgtagtatgttccacTATGAGTAAAACTTTTCCTTATGCTTATGAATCATTGTTTGCCTACCTATTAAGTATGTTagaaactatttttaaacattgcAGTTTACTTATAAGAAAAAGTTTGCAAGCATGtatatgaaaaactatttttaaacaatgtgATTTACTGATAAGAATAAGTATGTATGCAAATGTGTGAAAatctgtttttaaacaataaaatttattgtgtaTCAGGAattgtttttacactgtatagtttattattatacaaatttttCCATGACAAAAAATTTCAGGGGGAGATGATTTAACAGAAACATTTGAACAGGTAAGgttttgtatttatgaaaatagatatagaaaattttattttttcttaattattaaaatatataaataacatctgATGTTTCattgaacattattttaactttagtgTTGATTAAATGGAGCACAATATAGAAAATAATGGGTTGTTACatttacataactttttttttttaactggaacTACATTTTTGCTGATGagtaatataaatgatgattaAAAATTACTGTATTTAACTGGTATGATCAAATATGAAATTGGTAATAAAAGTTCTAAGATGCAAAAGGTTAAGGTGTAGTTAGTAACTTTAAGCTCATGACATATCTACCCTGTTATAAAAGCTTTGGTTTTTATGTAAGGTACTGTACAGTTCATCAAGAACAATGGTTTACAGGGAAGTGGGTTTCCTCTACAATGTTGGAAATTCAGCTTTTGGCTAAATTAAGTAATTAATCACTAGTACAGAGATGCCAACCGTTACGATTTtgatgtatacattacgactcattgcaactcccaaattattatatattacataggtctatacaataaattgataaattgttcccccagggcttgaaaggggtgaaaagaaaatttctagtgagatacaaataaattttgataataaatagaagacgtagtccaaatggctacttgcgataatcatgtttgtgcttgaaataataaaacatatttgtatctccgacgtctaccaatagtttgagtggggtgcttctccatactgggtacgtggagGAATCCATAATTATGTCATCaatgcttgtcagccaatcagtgctcatgtagatgggtatttctcgttttctaagtggcatagaaacatcaatgcgattgttcacaagatggaaaaaaagaggcctcgttcaccagattgtcttgtttctggcaaatctaaaagaacTACAACTGTGAATCAAAAACTTAGGAAAGAATATAGTGCAAAATCTCCAGTCATTCCATCAAAAaatcagtgacagtcatgcgttttgtacagtttgtcacatcaatttttctgtggcgcatggcgggataaatgATTGTTCCAGGCATACAAAATCGGAATCTCACCAACAAAGGGCTGAGGTGAAGACAAACAATGCAGATAATGAcgtttatgagtaagaattcagaatatgaaaccataaatgcagaagtgatgttcacgcaatttgtCAATGCTCATAATTTACTCTTAGCTGTAgccaatcatgcaggacatctattcagaaaaatgttcccagactctgatatagcaaaaaaatatggctgtgctagaaccaaaactacagccgttgtacaaatgttggattgtgaagatgacaaaatgatttcaagcatacttactaacagtgtttacagttagccacagatggatccacagacatggatgactcaaaactgtatccagtggttgtatgatatcttgaccctttgcttgaaaaaattgtttgttctcttttgacaatggtggaatggaaagaagcttcaaagggagagaatattttcaagctttaggaccatgaactgacaaagaggaaaatttcatgggaaaactgtcttagtttttcttcagacaatacctcagttatgtctggtataggtaaaagTGTGATAGGACACATCTCAAgatgacagcctagcatttacttcattgTTCTGATGTGAAAGAACTGGTAGtgcctaaaaaaacattttttttctttcacttgttaTGGTTGATAGACCTTAATAATAAACTGCATGACTACCCCCTGTGTGAACACTAGATCTAGTATCTACAGTTGCATGTATTTTGAGAGGATGTTAATATCTTCATAACTACTGCATGTACATTGTTTTTGTACAGATTAACTTCTCTTGTATCACTCCTCTGTGCAGAGGGACTTGGATAACTAATAGTAACTTTTGATCAAAGCAActtggtaataagtatagctaattaaatatgtttcttacatttttacatataaagattagaatgcatagCTTCATCAGTTTGGTACACTTGTTGTTAACAGTATTCTTAgccataaacccaataatatctcaagATTAAGCAAAATTTGTACTATTATCaaaaactatataacaaaaataatgtaattgatGTTATACATAATtgatagaagtaaaaaaaaatcaaaatttacgtTATGTAATCAGGTTCAacacattttaattgtaaatgtagcttttttgtatatttttaaacaacaacagctaaaccttttaattattatgttaaagTATAGGATAGCAATAAATGTTTTGGTTTGAGGTTTACTCCAAGTATTACTTTGTGAAAAAATACTTGCATAACTTTAGCAAAgaggtttttgttaattttagtgtacgagggctgttaaaaaaatacgcggactgacgtcataaaacaaaatgtactttatttagaagttacaagtctgggaccccttcaaagtactctcctccccaacgcacacacttatcccaacggtgtttccacttgttgaaacagtcctggtacgcttcttttgtaatgtcctccagctccttcgtcgcatttgccttaatctcgggaatcgtctcaaatcttcttcctttcaagggttttttgagtttggggaacaagaaaaaatcgcaaggagcaaggtcaggtgagtagggggggtggggaagaacagtgatcgagtgtttggccaaaaacacacgagttctgaggcacaaatttcgcagcaatgcggtgcatcttcaatttttcagtcaaaatctcgtaacaagatccaattgATATCCCACACtattcagcaagctccctgacagtcagacgttgatttggccacaccagggtgttgattttgtcgacgtgtgggtcgtcagttgacgtggaaggacgtccaggatgctcatcatcttcaatagaCTGTTGACCattcttaaaatgttcatgccacttgaaacatgccgtacgcttcatagcaacatcaccgtaagccgtgttaagcatagcaaaagtttcagtcgcagattttccaagtttaacacaaaatttcacagcaagtcgttgctccttcaggtcattcattctgaaatccgccaaacaaaaaaaatcgcacttcacttaaaactgcgtagctaatacacaaatgaagatatctgcaatcgggaaatggcatcgtaatcagctgatctgtgcgaacctagctacaccaagtggattcccctggaaccaactggagccgtgcaattcaaacagtccgcatattttttgaacagacctcgtataattAAAGATAATTGGTATTATGCAATgcaaatatttcttaataatcactttatttaatgtgaaaatgtatttttaaatcacaTAAGTTAAATACAATAATCTAATGAGAggactgttgttgttttctttcatgtataCAGAAAAATACTGTTATGTTAATCAACAGATAAAGACCTATTATTTGTACCATTAAGCAATAAAAATTGTAGCTATTGTGGTAACTtacatgttttacttttttattatactggACATTTTAGGCAGCAGTAGGCATGTTTGGATATATGACTGAAATTGAGAAGGTCGATATCCTCATGACCAAAGACATCAAAGTAGAATGTGAGTTATTCACAGTAATCTCAAATTTAATCCATCTCAGATATTCTAATTTCTTAAAAATGCAGGATTTCTCTTTGTAATAAGTTATGAAAATGTCtgtatttgtattattcattTTAGTTCaccataattttgaagttattttattgcaaattatTTGGGTTTGTTCACCATGATGAAAGCATAGTAAAGAGTgcataaataagaaacaaaacttaaGTTTGAACAAATGAATAGCAGTGATGTATTACTCTTTGGGATACTAGTGTTTGTTGTAActcaaaaaatgtaatttcatacTGGTCATATGTATAATGTTTGTTATATGATTTCATAACTTTAAAGTATTAGTGATCTTTCCATGAAGGATATTTGTGTGCATTATTTCAAAActgaatgtgaaaaaaaaagtgtatacaAAAGTGAAACTTTGATGATTTATTTAAAGACAGAAATTTTTGAAACACAACAAGATAAAGAACATTacatatgaaacattaaaaaataaagaaaacattctgCTAATGGTTCAAAAAGAGAAGTAAAATTGACATTTACAGAAACCAGTATTACAATAGTTAGCAGTGTATCAACACTAACTGTAAAACTCATATTTCATGTgtgtatattgtgtttttgtttctcagtCAAGCTCTTTTATATAtgcttaatttgataatgtgctTATTGATAAACTATCCTTTTCACTCCAATAGCTGAAGACTTGCTAGGCTTGCTGTATGTTTTCTTGGATGAACTCTTGTACATATTCAGTGCAGAACCTTTTTTCATTGCAAGGGTGGgttaacatacatttttttgcatcttcataaaaatgtattagtGTTTGTATCTGAACTTTCTTCCTTttaatttgtaacatttaaatcttcttacaaaaatatgtttagtaCTGTATTTGACAGTCTTATTTTGCAAGTGACAtttcataatacattttttataaccaatagaaagccaaagtattaatctatcaaatgatgtattacatcatgctgtttaGCTATGCAttgtctattttatcattcaATTTTAAATTCATTCTCATGAGAATCAAACTGGCAAGCATAGCagaatttttaaaacatgtagTTAGAAAGCCAGACAAATTTTGATAGTTGTACAACagtgttttctttttgtatgGTATTCAGTGTTCTTAGGTGCAGTATATTTGACATTCTTATTTTGCAAGTGATAGGTCAAAATGCGCATCACCACCTTTTTacaattacattcaaaattttgaacTACTTCATTAGTGTATATGAATTTGTAGTGTAATAGTGTAGTAGGATCATTACTATTAAAAGTAGGCTTAAGTTTCTCCAGTAGTTAATAGCAAAAAAGAAGACAACTCAggaaagtactttatttcttttctttttgtcacatgtaatatctatttattattatgaaagtaactaaagtgcaaaaattagaaacttattattttagattaggtaaaataataaaaaaatatcttcaagTTATGCTTGTGAGCAGCTCATGCAATGTGCAATTTGATACAATACTATGAACTGCAAATTTGCCAtatgatttacaacttgtgtgatGGGATTGTTAGTTGTAcatagttcaaagggcaataaacaataaaagtaacatGTACTTTAAaagctttaagctatttagaattAACAATTGCAGTTTCCTTTTACAATCtatagtcattctagaaagaaaaaaagggtaaGTTACATTCATTTCCTAAgattttattatgattataaagTTAATCAAGTTGACTGACTCTTTGTAGaattatggtagagaaaataagataaaaaatataaagttttcctgATAAAAgactgatatttatttaggagattttaaaaattacaaaaatgaaatttgaaggtttttcagatgaagaaaaatgtttttaatcttaacatgaaaatcacttttcactcagagaagtaaataataaaaagcatTAAGCATGTCATGTtagtagaagtagtaataataagTATTCCAGATTTCTGATATTACAGGTGCAATTTGTAACAAGGATTCCGGATTTCCAATATTATAATAGTAATCAGTGTGCATTTAAATGTTGTGATGTTATGATGAAAAATCACTTAAATGATCTGAACAGCATATTGTAGGCTAGCAGTAGGGCTAATAGAAGTTTTGGTAGCATGTAGAGAAATATTAAGTACAGACAaggaatattta
Protein-coding regions in this window:
- the LOC143223983 gene encoding protein archease-like, with amino-acid sequence MKDSRKTATDFGHHKKNHLPNDSKVSRSTVSRRLSKNGMFDSVAVKKKLYFYLQIAKKFKTGLLMITKGCYGQMSLSLKYMVQTIIILTIDGLCSSNPEISGGDDLTETFEQAAVGMFGYMTEIEKVDILMTKDIKVESEDLLGLLYVFLDELLYIFSAEPFFIARKVKILSFDKENFKIEARGYGEIFDICKHPQGTEVKAITYSNMQVYDNEGQHEVFVIIDI